One genomic segment of Echeneis naucrates chromosome 18, fEcheNa1.1, whole genome shotgun sequence includes these proteins:
- the mta2 gene encoding metastasis-associated protein MTA2 isoform X2, giving the protein MAANMYRVGDYVYFENSSSNPYLIRRIEELNKTANGNVEAKVVCLFRRRDISGNLNTLADSNAREFEEESKQPVLSEQQKHQLKHRELFLSRQFESLPATHIRGKCNVTLLNETDILAGYLEKEDCFFYSLVFDPVQKTLLADQGEIRVGSKYQAEIPDKLADGESDNRIHEKLETKVWDPNNQLKDPQIDQFLVVARAVGTFARALDCSSSIRQPSLHMSAAAASRDITLFHAMDTLQKNNYDLAKAMSTLVPQGGPVLCRDEMEEWSASEAMLFEEALEKYGKDFNDIRQDFLPWKSLASVVQFYYMWKTTDRYIQQKRLKAAEADSKLKQVYIPTYTKPNPNQIMVPGSKPGMNGAAGFQKGLSCESCHTTQSPQWYAWGPPNMQCRLCASCWIYWKKYGGLKTPTQLEGAGRGGSESGPRGHMTRQEVQGMSPFTRNEGRAKLLAKNRQTFILQTTKLTRIARRVCEDILQPRRAARRPYASINANAVKAECMIRLPKATKTPLKSKVVPRQSLATIVKDLAISAPLKLKASRGPPTPINRNQASQPRVGQNLLGKRGFDSVSASGVPYPANGRPYTSGMRTTSQSVIKRQKVSQGEAPNPVVFVATKDTRALRKHLTQSEMRRAARKPHLLVRIKLPPPPRSLAMPLLPSSTSEPIVLED; this is encoded by the exons ATGGCGGCTAACATGTACCGAGTGGGAG ACTATGTGTACTTTGAGAACTCTTCCAGCAACCCTTACCTGATCCGAAGAATAGAAGAACTCAACAAG ACAGCCAATGGAAATGTGGAGGCCAAggtggtgtgtttgttcaggAGGCGAGACATCTCAGGCAACCTCAACACTTTGGCTGACAGCAATGCAA GAGAGTTTGAGGAGGAATCGAAGCAGCCGGTCCTGTCTGAACAACAGAAGCACCAGCTCAAACATAGAGAACTCTTCCTGTCCCGACAGTTTGAATCGCTGCCTGCTACTCACATACG GGGGAAATGTAATGTCACCCTCCTCAATGAAACAGACATCTTGGCTGGCTACCTGGAGAAAGAG GACTGCTTCTTCTACTCGCTGGTCTTTGACCCCGTTCAGAAGACCTTACTGGCTGACCAGGGGGAGATCCGTGTTGGCTCCAAGTACCAGGCGGAGATCCCAGACAAGCTGGCTGATG GTGAATCAGATAATCGGATCCACGAGAAGCTAGAGACCAAGGTCTGGGACCCCAACAATCAGCTCAAAGACCCACAGATCGACCAGTTTTTGGTGGTGGCAAG agCTGTGGGGACTTTTGCTCGGGCCCTTGACTGCAGCAGTTCTATTCGACAGCCTAGTCTGCACATGAGTGCAGCTGCAGCCTCCAGAGATATCACACTA TTCCATGCCATGGACACACTGCAGAAGAACAATTATGACTTGGCCAAGGCCATGTCCACCCTGGTCCCTCAGGGGGGTCCGGTGCTATGCCGTGATGAGATGGAAGAATGGAGCGCCTCGGAGGCCATGCTGTTTGAGGAGGCTCTGGAGAAATATGGCAAAGACTTTAATGACATTCGCCAAGATTTT TTACCTTGGAAATCTCTAGCAAGTGTGGTCCAGTTCTACTACATGTGGAAGACCACTGACCGTTACATCCAGCAG AAACGactaaaagcagcagaggcagacagTAAACTGAAGCAGGTGTACATCCCCACCTA CACCAAACCCAACCCCAACCAGATCATGGTACCTGGCAGTAAGCCTGGGATGAATGGGGCAGCAGGTTTCCAGAAAGGGCTGAGCTGTGAAAGCTGCCATA CAACCCAGTCTCCTCAGTGGTATGCTTGGGGGCCTCCCAATATGCAATGCAGGCTTTGCGCCTCCTGCTGGATCTACTGGAAGAAGTATGGAGGCCTGAAGACACCTACACAGCTAGAGGGTGCCGGTAGAGGAGGCTCT GAGTCAGGCCCCCGTGGTCACATGACACGCCAGGAGGTGCAAGGCATGTCACCGTTCACCCGCAATGAAGGTCGAGCAAAGCTGCTGGCCAAAAATCGCCAGACATTCATTCTGCAGACCACCAAATTGACTCGCATCGCTCGACGAGTGTGTGAAGACATCCTGCAGCCACGACGTGCAGCAAGACGACCCTACGCCTCTATCAATGCCAATGCTGTTAAGGCAGAGT gTATGATCCGTCTGCCCAAAGCCACAAAGACTCCTTTGAAGAGCAAAGTGGTGCCTCGACAGTCACTGGCAACAATTGTGAAGGATTTAG CCATCTCAGCTCCTCTGAAACTGAAGGCATCTAGAGGACCCCCAACTCCCATCAACAGAAACCAGGCCAGCCAGCCCAGGGTGGGCCAAAACCTGCTGGGAAAGAGAGGCTTTGATAGCGTCAGT GCTTCAGGGGTGCCCTACCCAGCCAATGGAAGGCCGTACACTTCAGGTATGAGAACAACCTCCCAGTCTGTCATCAAGCGGCAGAAGGTGAGCCAGGGGGAAGCACCCAATCCCGTGGTTTTTGTGGCTACAAAGGACACCAG GGCTCTGAGGAAACATCTGACCCAGTCAGAGATGCGTCGAGCAGCGAGAAAACCTCATCTCCTGGTCCGGATCAAACTGCCTCCACCCCCTCGCTCCTTGGCCATGCCCCTGCTCCCATCCAGCACCAGTGAACCCATTGTCCTGGAGGACTGA
- the mta2 gene encoding metastasis-associated protein MTA2 isoform X1 — protein MAANMYRVGDYVYFENSSSNPYLIRRIEELNKTANGNVEAKVVCLFRRRDISGNLNTLADSNAREFEEESKQPVLSEQQKHQLKHRELFLSRQFESLPATHIRGKCNVTLLNETDILAGYLEKEDCFFYSLVFDPVQKTLLADQGEIRVGSKYQAEIPDKLADGESDNRIHEKLETKVWDPNNQLKDPQIDQFLVVARAVGTFARALDCSSSIRQPSLHMSAAAASRDITLFHAMDTLQKNNYDLAKAMSTLVPQGGPVLCRDEMEEWSASEAMLFEEALEKYGKDFNDIRQDFLPWKSLASVVQFYYMWKTTDRYIQQKRLKAAEADSKLKQVYIPTYTKPNPNQIMVPGSKPGMNGAAGFQKGLSCESCHTTQSPQWYAWGPPNMQCRLCASCWIYWKKYGGLKTPTQLEGAGRGGSESGPRGHMTRQEVQGMSPFTRNEGRAKLLAKNRQTFILQTTKLTRIARRVCEDILQPRRAARRPYASINANAVKAECMIRLPKATKTPLKSKVVPRQSLATIVKDLAISAPLKLKASRGPPTPINRNQASQPRVGQNLLGKRGFDSASGVPYPANGRPYTSGMRTTSQSVIKRQKVSQGEAPNPVVFVATKDTRALRKHLTQSEMRRAARKPHLLVRIKLPPPPRSLAMPLLPSSTSEPIVLED, from the exons ATGGCGGCTAACATGTACCGAGTGGGAG ACTATGTGTACTTTGAGAACTCTTCCAGCAACCCTTACCTGATCCGAAGAATAGAAGAACTCAACAAG ACAGCCAATGGAAATGTGGAGGCCAAggtggtgtgtttgttcaggAGGCGAGACATCTCAGGCAACCTCAACACTTTGGCTGACAGCAATGCAA GAGAGTTTGAGGAGGAATCGAAGCAGCCGGTCCTGTCTGAACAACAGAAGCACCAGCTCAAACATAGAGAACTCTTCCTGTCCCGACAGTTTGAATCGCTGCCTGCTACTCACATACG GGGGAAATGTAATGTCACCCTCCTCAATGAAACAGACATCTTGGCTGGCTACCTGGAGAAAGAG GACTGCTTCTTCTACTCGCTGGTCTTTGACCCCGTTCAGAAGACCTTACTGGCTGACCAGGGGGAGATCCGTGTTGGCTCCAAGTACCAGGCGGAGATCCCAGACAAGCTGGCTGATG GTGAATCAGATAATCGGATCCACGAGAAGCTAGAGACCAAGGTCTGGGACCCCAACAATCAGCTCAAAGACCCACAGATCGACCAGTTTTTGGTGGTGGCAAG agCTGTGGGGACTTTTGCTCGGGCCCTTGACTGCAGCAGTTCTATTCGACAGCCTAGTCTGCACATGAGTGCAGCTGCAGCCTCCAGAGATATCACACTA TTCCATGCCATGGACACACTGCAGAAGAACAATTATGACTTGGCCAAGGCCATGTCCACCCTGGTCCCTCAGGGGGGTCCGGTGCTATGCCGTGATGAGATGGAAGAATGGAGCGCCTCGGAGGCCATGCTGTTTGAGGAGGCTCTGGAGAAATATGGCAAAGACTTTAATGACATTCGCCAAGATTTT TTACCTTGGAAATCTCTAGCAAGTGTGGTCCAGTTCTACTACATGTGGAAGACCACTGACCGTTACATCCAGCAG AAACGactaaaagcagcagaggcagacagTAAACTGAAGCAGGTGTACATCCCCACCTA CACCAAACCCAACCCCAACCAGATCATGGTACCTGGCAGTAAGCCTGGGATGAATGGGGCAGCAGGTTTCCAGAAAGGGCTGAGCTGTGAAAGCTGCCATA CAACCCAGTCTCCTCAGTGGTATGCTTGGGGGCCTCCCAATATGCAATGCAGGCTTTGCGCCTCCTGCTGGATCTACTGGAAGAAGTATGGAGGCCTGAAGACACCTACACAGCTAGAGGGTGCCGGTAGAGGAGGCTCT GAGTCAGGCCCCCGTGGTCACATGACACGCCAGGAGGTGCAAGGCATGTCACCGTTCACCCGCAATGAAGGTCGAGCAAAGCTGCTGGCCAAAAATCGCCAGACATTCATTCTGCAGACCACCAAATTGACTCGCATCGCTCGACGAGTGTGTGAAGACATCCTGCAGCCACGACGTGCAGCAAGACGACCCTACGCCTCTATCAATGCCAATGCTGTTAAGGCAGAGT gTATGATCCGTCTGCCCAAAGCCACAAAGACTCCTTTGAAGAGCAAAGTGGTGCCTCGACAGTCACTGGCAACAATTGTGAAGGATTTAG CCATCTCAGCTCCTCTGAAACTGAAGGCATCTAGAGGACCCCCAACTCCCATCAACAGAAACCAGGCCAGCCAGCCCAGGGTGGGCCAAAACCTGCTGGGAAAGAGAGGCTTTGATAGC GCTTCAGGGGTGCCCTACCCAGCCAATGGAAGGCCGTACACTTCAGGTATGAGAACAACCTCCCAGTCTGTCATCAAGCGGCAGAAGGTGAGCCAGGGGGAAGCACCCAATCCCGTGGTTTTTGTGGCTACAAAGGACACCAG GGCTCTGAGGAAACATCTGACCCAGTCAGAGATGCGTCGAGCAGCGAGAAAACCTCATCTCCTGGTCCGGATCAAACTGCCTCCACCCCCTCGCTCCTTGGCCATGCCCCTGCTCCCATCCAGCACCAGTGAACCCATTGTCCTGGAGGACTGA
- the cth1 gene encoding cysteine three histidine 1 — translation MSGEGSAGGLSLAKALLPLVESPSPPLIHWICSTRYKTELCTTYSATGFCKYAERCQFAHGLHELHVPFRHPKYKTELCRSYHATGYCYYGSRCLFVHNPTEQRPTLRRRRNVPCRTFRSFGVCPFGTRCNFLHVEGGDGSDSLQPQHVGEEKTQPAVDQLQPHSKEWKPRGALCRTFSSFGFCLYGTRCRFQHSLQRKLRGSEDSQGGSRHLLGSSGLPSPTSPFTSASSNSSTSSSPLSTPPAEAMANNAFTFSSQHLSDLLLPLALHLQQLESNKAQEIWDNRAV, via the coding sequence ATGTCTGGAGAGGGTAGTGCTGGAGGCCTCTCCCTGGCCAAAGCTCTCCTGCCCCTGGTAGagtccccctcccctcctcttatTCACTGGATCTGTTCAACCCGCTACAAGACGGAGCTCTGTACCACTTACTCAGCTACTGGGTTCTGTAAGTATGCAGAGCGCTGCCAGTTTGCCCACGGCCTCCATGAGCTCCATGTTCCTTTCCGGCATCCAAAGTACAAAACAGAGTTGTGTCGTAGCTACCACGCAACTGGCTACTGTTACTATGGCAGCCGCTGCCTGTTTGTCCACAACCCCACTGAGCAGCGCCCCACTCTACGCCGCCGTAGGAACGTCCCCTGCCGCACCTTTCGCTCTTTTGGTGTTTGTCCCTTTGGCACGCGCTGTAACTTTCTGCATGTCGAGGGCGGTGATGGCAGCGACAGTCTACAGCCTCAACATGTTGGTGAGGAAAAGACTCAGCCAGCTGTTGACCAACTGCAACCACACTCCAAAGAGTGGAAGCCTCGGGGAGCTCTGTGCCGTACCTTCAGCTCATTTGGCTTCTGCCTGTACGGCACACGCTGCCGCTTTCAGCACAGCCTCCAAAGAAAGCTCAGGGGTTCTGAGGACAGTCAAGGAGGATCCCGCCACCTTCTGGGAAGTTCAGGGCTACcatcccccacctcccccttcACCTCAGCGTCATCAAACTCTTcaacttcctcctctcctctgtccacGCCACCTGCAGAGGCTATGGCCAACAATGCCTTCACCTTCTCCAGCCAGCATCTGAGTGACCTACTGCTGCCTCTGGccctccacctgcagcagctAGAGAGCAACAAGGCCCAGGAGATCTGGGACAACAGAGCAGTCTGA